From Motacilla alba alba isolate MOTALB_02 chromosome 20, Motacilla_alba_V1.0_pri, whole genome shotgun sequence, the proteins below share one genomic window:
- the TPD52L2 gene encoding tumor protein D54 isoform X13 gives MESANQGLLADAMTDVPVDNAARGAAPEGLTLAEEEELRAELAKVEEEIGTLRQVLAAKERHCGELKRKLGLTPLDGLKQNLSKSWHDVQVSNAYKKTQETLSQAGQKTSAALSNVGSVISRKLGDMRNSATFKSFEDRVGTIKSRVVGSRENSADGLHSPSGAGDKPPQDNAPF, from the exons ATGGAGAGCGCGAACCAGG GTCTGCTGGCGGATGCCATGACAGATGTTCCCGTGGATAACGCGGCCCGGGGCGCTGCGCCCGAGGGATTGACTCTggccgaggaggaggagctgagagcCGAGCTCGCCAAG GTTGAAGAAGAAATTGGAACTCTCAGACAAGTTCTGGCTGCCAAGGAGAGGCACTGTGGAGAGCTGAAGAGGAAGCTGGGTCTGACTCCCTTGGATGGGCTGAAGCAGAACCTGTCCAAAAGCTGGCACGATGTCCAAGTCTCCAACGC TTATAAGAAGACCCAGGAAACCCTTTCCCAGGCAGGACAGAAGACTTCAGCAGCCCTTTCCAATGTAGGTTCTGTTATCAGCAGGAAGCTTGGTGACATGAG GAATTCTGCAACCTTCAAGTCCTTTGAAGATAGAGTTGGGACCATAAAG TCCCGAgtggtgggcagcagggaaaacagcGCTGACGGCCTGCACTCcccctctggagctggggacAAGCCTCCACAAGACAACGCTCCCTTCTAG
- the TPD52L2 gene encoding tumor protein D54 isoform X3, translating into MESANQDINLNSPNKGLLADAMTDVPVDNAARGAAPEGLTLAEEEELRAELAKVEEEIGTLRQVLAAKERHCGELKRKLGLTPLDGLKQNLSKSWHDVQVSNAYVKTSEKLGEWNDKVTQSDFYKKTQETLSQAGQKTSAALSNVGSVISRKLGDMRAHSISHSLSGYSIRHSISMPAMRNSATFKSFEDRVGTIKSRVVGSRENSADGLHSPSGAGDKPPQDNAPF; encoded by the exons ATGGAGAGCGCGAACCAGG ATATCAACCTTAACTCTCCCAACAAAGGTCTGCTGGCGGATGCCATGACAGATGTTCCCGTGGATAACGCGGCCCGGGGCGCTGCGCCCGAGGGATTGACTCTggccgaggaggaggagctgagagcCGAGCTCGCCAAG GTTGAAGAAGAAATTGGAACTCTCAGACAAGTTCTGGCTGCCAAGGAGAGGCACTGTGGAGAGCTGAAGAGGAAGCTGGGTCTGACTCCCTTGGATGGGCTGAAGCAGAACCTGTCCAAAAGCTGGCACGATGTCCAAGTCTCCAACGC TTATGTGAAAACATCTGAGAAACTTGGAGAGTGGAATGACAAAGTGACACAGTCTGACTT TTATAAGAAGACCCAGGAAACCCTTTCCCAGGCAGGACAGAAGACTTCAGCAGCCCTTTCCAATGTAGGTTCTGTTATCAGCAGGAAGCTTGGTGACATGAG GGCTCACTCCATCTCACATTCCCTTAG CGGCTACTCCATCCGCCACTCGATAAGTATGCCAGCCATGAG GAATTCTGCAACCTTCAAGTCCTTTGAAGATAGAGTTGGGACCATAAAG TCCCGAgtggtgggcagcagggaaaacagcGCTGACGGCCTGCACTCcccctctggagctggggacAAGCCTCCACAAGACAACGCTCCCTTCTAG
- the TPD52L2 gene encoding tumor protein D54 isoform X7 — MESANQDINLNSPNKGLLADAMTDVPVDNAARGAAPEGLTLAEEEELRAELAKVEEEIGTLRQVLAAKERHCGELKRKLGLTPLDGLKQNLSKSWHDVQVSNAYVKTSEKLGEWNDKVTQSDFYKKTQETLSQAGQKTSAALSNVGSVISRKLGDMRAHSISHSLSGYSIRHSISMPAMRNSATFKSFEDRVGTIKTSIRANGLSDM, encoded by the exons ATGGAGAGCGCGAACCAGG ATATCAACCTTAACTCTCCCAACAAAGGTCTGCTGGCGGATGCCATGACAGATGTTCCCGTGGATAACGCGGCCCGGGGCGCTGCGCCCGAGGGATTGACTCTggccgaggaggaggagctgagagcCGAGCTCGCCAAG GTTGAAGAAGAAATTGGAACTCTCAGACAAGTTCTGGCTGCCAAGGAGAGGCACTGTGGAGAGCTGAAGAGGAAGCTGGGTCTGACTCCCTTGGATGGGCTGAAGCAGAACCTGTCCAAAAGCTGGCACGATGTCCAAGTCTCCAACGC TTATGTGAAAACATCTGAGAAACTTGGAGAGTGGAATGACAAAGTGACACAGTCTGACTT TTATAAGAAGACCCAGGAAACCCTTTCCCAGGCAGGACAGAAGACTTCAGCAGCCCTTTCCAATGTAGGTTCTGTTATCAGCAGGAAGCTTGGTGACATGAG GGCTCACTCCATCTCACATTCCCTTAG CGGCTACTCCATCCGCCACTCGATAAGTATGCCAGCCATGAG GAATTCTGCAACCTTCAAGTCCTTTGAAGATAGAGTTGGGACCATAAAG ACTAGTATTCGGGCAAATGGCCTCTCAGATATGTGA
- the TPD52L2 gene encoding tumor protein D54 isoform X6: MESANQDINLNSPNKGLLADAMTDVPVDNAARGAAPEGLTLAEEEELRAELAKVEEEIGTLRQVLAAKERHCGELKRKLGLTPLDGLKQNLSKSWHDVQVSNAYVKTSEKLGEWNDKVTQSDLYLSASSTLEDWNEKLTQSEAYKKTQETLSQAGQKTSAALSNVGSVISRKLGDMRNSATFKSFEDRVGTIKSRVVGSRENSADGLHSPSGAGDKPPQDNAPF; the protein is encoded by the exons ATGGAGAGCGCGAACCAGG ATATCAACCTTAACTCTCCCAACAAAGGTCTGCTGGCGGATGCCATGACAGATGTTCCCGTGGATAACGCGGCCCGGGGCGCTGCGCCCGAGGGATTGACTCTggccgaggaggaggagctgagagcCGAGCTCGCCAAG GTTGAAGAAGAAATTGGAACTCTCAGACAAGTTCTGGCTGCCAAGGAGAGGCACTGTGGAGAGCTGAAGAGGAAGCTGGGTCTGACTCCCTTGGATGGGCTGAAGCAGAACCTGTCCAAAAGCTGGCACGATGTCCAAGTCTCCAACGC TTATGTGAAAACATCTGAGAAACTTGGAGAGTGGAATGACAAAGTGACACAGTCTGACTT ATATCTTTCGGCCAGCAGCACACTGGAGGACTGGAATGAAAAATTAACTCAATCAGAAGC TTATAAGAAGACCCAGGAAACCCTTTCCCAGGCAGGACAGAAGACTTCAGCAGCCCTTTCCAATGTAGGTTCTGTTATCAGCAGGAAGCTTGGTGACATGAG GAATTCTGCAACCTTCAAGTCCTTTGAAGATAGAGTTGGGACCATAAAG TCCCGAgtggtgggcagcagggaaaacagcGCTGACGGCCTGCACTCcccctctggagctggggacAAGCCTCCACAAGACAACGCTCCCTTCTAG
- the TPD52L2 gene encoding tumor protein D54 isoform X11 — protein MESANQDINLNSPNKGLLADAMTDVPVDNAARGAAPEGLTLAEEEELRAELAKVEEEIGTLRQVLAAKERHCGELKRKLGLTPLDGLKQNLSKSWHDVQVSNAYVKTSEKLGEWNDKVTQSDLYLSASSTLEDWNEKLTQSEAYKKTQETLSQAGQKTSAALSNVGSVISRKLGDMRNSATFKSFEDRVGTIKTSIRANGLSDM, from the exons ATGGAGAGCGCGAACCAGG ATATCAACCTTAACTCTCCCAACAAAGGTCTGCTGGCGGATGCCATGACAGATGTTCCCGTGGATAACGCGGCCCGGGGCGCTGCGCCCGAGGGATTGACTCTggccgaggaggaggagctgagagcCGAGCTCGCCAAG GTTGAAGAAGAAATTGGAACTCTCAGACAAGTTCTGGCTGCCAAGGAGAGGCACTGTGGAGAGCTGAAGAGGAAGCTGGGTCTGACTCCCTTGGATGGGCTGAAGCAGAACCTGTCCAAAAGCTGGCACGATGTCCAAGTCTCCAACGC TTATGTGAAAACATCTGAGAAACTTGGAGAGTGGAATGACAAAGTGACACAGTCTGACTT ATATCTTTCGGCCAGCAGCACACTGGAGGACTGGAATGAAAAATTAACTCAATCAGAAGC TTATAAGAAGACCCAGGAAACCCTTTCCCAGGCAGGACAGAAGACTTCAGCAGCCCTTTCCAATGTAGGTTCTGTTATCAGCAGGAAGCTTGGTGACATGAG GAATTCTGCAACCTTCAAGTCCTTTGAAGATAGAGTTGGGACCATAAAG ACTAGTATTCGGGCAAATGGCCTCTCAGATATGTGA
- the TPD52L2 gene encoding tumor protein D54 isoform X1: MESANQDINLNSPNKGLLADAMTDVPVDNAARGAAPEGLTLAEEEELRAELAKVEEEIGTLRQVLAAKERHCGELKRKLGLTPLDGLKQNLSKSWHDVQVSNAYVKTSEKLGEWNDKVTQSDLYLSASSTLEDWNEKLTQSEAYKKTQETLSQAGQKTSAALSNVGSVISRKLGDMRAHSISHSLSGYSIRHSISMPAMRNSATFKSFEDRVGTIKSRVVGSRENSADGLHSPSGAGDKPPQDNAPF; the protein is encoded by the exons ATGGAGAGCGCGAACCAGG ATATCAACCTTAACTCTCCCAACAAAGGTCTGCTGGCGGATGCCATGACAGATGTTCCCGTGGATAACGCGGCCCGGGGCGCTGCGCCCGAGGGATTGACTCTggccgaggaggaggagctgagagcCGAGCTCGCCAAG GTTGAAGAAGAAATTGGAACTCTCAGACAAGTTCTGGCTGCCAAGGAGAGGCACTGTGGAGAGCTGAAGAGGAAGCTGGGTCTGACTCCCTTGGATGGGCTGAAGCAGAACCTGTCCAAAAGCTGGCACGATGTCCAAGTCTCCAACGC TTATGTGAAAACATCTGAGAAACTTGGAGAGTGGAATGACAAAGTGACACAGTCTGACTT ATATCTTTCGGCCAGCAGCACACTGGAGGACTGGAATGAAAAATTAACTCAATCAGAAGC TTATAAGAAGACCCAGGAAACCCTTTCCCAGGCAGGACAGAAGACTTCAGCAGCCCTTTCCAATGTAGGTTCTGTTATCAGCAGGAAGCTTGGTGACATGAG GGCTCACTCCATCTCACATTCCCTTAG CGGCTACTCCATCCGCCACTCGATAAGTATGCCAGCCATGAG GAATTCTGCAACCTTCAAGTCCTTTGAAGATAGAGTTGGGACCATAAAG TCCCGAgtggtgggcagcagggaaaacagcGCTGACGGCCTGCACTCcccctctggagctggggacAAGCCTCCACAAGACAACGCTCCCTTCTAG
- the TPD52L2 gene encoding tumor protein D54 isoform X9, with protein MESANQDINLNSPNKGLLADAMTDVPVDNAARGAAPEGLTLAEEEELRAELAKVEEEIGTLRQVLAAKERHCGELKRKLGLTPLDGLKQNLSKSWHDVQVSNAYVKTSEKLGEWNDKVTQSDFYKKTQETLSQAGQKTSAALSNVGSVISRKLGDMRNSATFKSFEDRVGTIKSRVVGSRENSADGLHSPSGAGDKPPQDNAPF; from the exons ATGGAGAGCGCGAACCAGG ATATCAACCTTAACTCTCCCAACAAAGGTCTGCTGGCGGATGCCATGACAGATGTTCCCGTGGATAACGCGGCCCGGGGCGCTGCGCCCGAGGGATTGACTCTggccgaggaggaggagctgagagcCGAGCTCGCCAAG GTTGAAGAAGAAATTGGAACTCTCAGACAAGTTCTGGCTGCCAAGGAGAGGCACTGTGGAGAGCTGAAGAGGAAGCTGGGTCTGACTCCCTTGGATGGGCTGAAGCAGAACCTGTCCAAAAGCTGGCACGATGTCCAAGTCTCCAACGC TTATGTGAAAACATCTGAGAAACTTGGAGAGTGGAATGACAAAGTGACACAGTCTGACTT TTATAAGAAGACCCAGGAAACCCTTTCCCAGGCAGGACAGAAGACTTCAGCAGCCCTTTCCAATGTAGGTTCTGTTATCAGCAGGAAGCTTGGTGACATGAG GAATTCTGCAACCTTCAAGTCCTTTGAAGATAGAGTTGGGACCATAAAG TCCCGAgtggtgggcagcagggaaaacagcGCTGACGGCCTGCACTCcccctctggagctggggacAAGCCTCCACAAGACAACGCTCCCTTCTAG
- the TPD52L2 gene encoding tumor protein D54 isoform X4, which yields MESANQDINLNSPNKGLLADAMTDVPVDNAARGAAPEGLTLAEEEELRAELAKVEEEIGTLRQVLAAKERHCGELKRKLGLTPLDGLKQNLSKSWHDVQVSNAYLSASSTLEDWNEKLTQSEAYKKTQETLSQAGQKTSAALSNVGSVISRKLGDMRAHSISHSLSGYSIRHSISMPAMRNSATFKSFEDRVGTIKSRVVGSRENSADGLHSPSGAGDKPPQDNAPF from the exons ATGGAGAGCGCGAACCAGG ATATCAACCTTAACTCTCCCAACAAAGGTCTGCTGGCGGATGCCATGACAGATGTTCCCGTGGATAACGCGGCCCGGGGCGCTGCGCCCGAGGGATTGACTCTggccgaggaggaggagctgagagcCGAGCTCGCCAAG GTTGAAGAAGAAATTGGAACTCTCAGACAAGTTCTGGCTGCCAAGGAGAGGCACTGTGGAGAGCTGAAGAGGAAGCTGGGTCTGACTCCCTTGGATGGGCTGAAGCAGAACCTGTCCAAAAGCTGGCACGATGTCCAAGTCTCCAACGC ATATCTTTCGGCCAGCAGCACACTGGAGGACTGGAATGAAAAATTAACTCAATCAGAAGC TTATAAGAAGACCCAGGAAACCCTTTCCCAGGCAGGACAGAAGACTTCAGCAGCCCTTTCCAATGTAGGTTCTGTTATCAGCAGGAAGCTTGGTGACATGAG GGCTCACTCCATCTCACATTCCCTTAG CGGCTACTCCATCCGCCACTCGATAAGTATGCCAGCCATGAG GAATTCTGCAACCTTCAAGTCCTTTGAAGATAGAGTTGGGACCATAAAG TCCCGAgtggtgggcagcagggaaaacagcGCTGACGGCCTGCACTCcccctctggagctggggacAAGCCTCCACAAGACAACGCTCCCTTCTAG
- the TPD52L2 gene encoding tumor protein D54 isoform X5 — MESANQDINLNSPNKGLLADAMTDVPVDNAARGAAPEGLTLAEEEELRAELAKVEEEIGTLRQVLAAKERHCGELKRKLGLTPLDGLKQNLSKSWHDVQVSNAYVKTSEKLGEWNDKVTQSDLYLSASSTLEDWNEKLTQSEAYKKTQETLSQAGQKTSAALSNVGSVISRKLGDMRAHSISHSLSGYSIRHSISMPAMRNSATFKSFEDRVGTIKTSIRANGLSDM, encoded by the exons ATGGAGAGCGCGAACCAGG ATATCAACCTTAACTCTCCCAACAAAGGTCTGCTGGCGGATGCCATGACAGATGTTCCCGTGGATAACGCGGCCCGGGGCGCTGCGCCCGAGGGATTGACTCTggccgaggaggaggagctgagagcCGAGCTCGCCAAG GTTGAAGAAGAAATTGGAACTCTCAGACAAGTTCTGGCTGCCAAGGAGAGGCACTGTGGAGAGCTGAAGAGGAAGCTGGGTCTGACTCCCTTGGATGGGCTGAAGCAGAACCTGTCCAAAAGCTGGCACGATGTCCAAGTCTCCAACGC TTATGTGAAAACATCTGAGAAACTTGGAGAGTGGAATGACAAAGTGACACAGTCTGACTT ATATCTTTCGGCCAGCAGCACACTGGAGGACTGGAATGAAAAATTAACTCAATCAGAAGC TTATAAGAAGACCCAGGAAACCCTTTCCCAGGCAGGACAGAAGACTTCAGCAGCCCTTTCCAATGTAGGTTCTGTTATCAGCAGGAAGCTTGGTGACATGAG GGCTCACTCCATCTCACATTCCCTTAG CGGCTACTCCATCCGCCACTCGATAAGTATGCCAGCCATGAG GAATTCTGCAACCTTCAAGTCCTTTGAAGATAGAGTTGGGACCATAAAG ACTAGTATTCGGGCAAATGGCCTCTCAGATATGTGA
- the TPD52L2 gene encoding tumor protein D54 isoform X2 has product MESANQGLLADAMTDVPVDNAARGAAPEGLTLAEEEELRAELAKVEEEIGTLRQVLAAKERHCGELKRKLGLTPLDGLKQNLSKSWHDVQVSNAYVKTSEKLGEWNDKVTQSDLYLSASSTLEDWNEKLTQSEAYKKTQETLSQAGQKTSAALSNVGSVISRKLGDMRAHSISHSLSGYSIRHSISMPAMRNSATFKSFEDRVGTIKSRVVGSRENSADGLHSPSGAGDKPPQDNAPF; this is encoded by the exons ATGGAGAGCGCGAACCAGG GTCTGCTGGCGGATGCCATGACAGATGTTCCCGTGGATAACGCGGCCCGGGGCGCTGCGCCCGAGGGATTGACTCTggccgaggaggaggagctgagagcCGAGCTCGCCAAG GTTGAAGAAGAAATTGGAACTCTCAGACAAGTTCTGGCTGCCAAGGAGAGGCACTGTGGAGAGCTGAAGAGGAAGCTGGGTCTGACTCCCTTGGATGGGCTGAAGCAGAACCTGTCCAAAAGCTGGCACGATGTCCAAGTCTCCAACGC TTATGTGAAAACATCTGAGAAACTTGGAGAGTGGAATGACAAAGTGACACAGTCTGACTT ATATCTTTCGGCCAGCAGCACACTGGAGGACTGGAATGAAAAATTAACTCAATCAGAAGC TTATAAGAAGACCCAGGAAACCCTTTCCCAGGCAGGACAGAAGACTTCAGCAGCCCTTTCCAATGTAGGTTCTGTTATCAGCAGGAAGCTTGGTGACATGAG GGCTCACTCCATCTCACATTCCCTTAG CGGCTACTCCATCCGCCACTCGATAAGTATGCCAGCCATGAG GAATTCTGCAACCTTCAAGTCCTTTGAAGATAGAGTTGGGACCATAAAG TCCCGAgtggtgggcagcagggaaaacagcGCTGACGGCCTGCACTCcccctctggagctggggacAAGCCTCCACAAGACAACGCTCCCTTCTAG
- the TPD52L2 gene encoding tumor protein D54 isoform X12, translating to MESANQDINLNSPNKGLLADAMTDVPVDNAARGAAPEGLTLAEEEELRAELAKVEEEIGTLRQVLAAKERHCGELKRKLGLTPLDGLKQNLSKSWHDVQVSNAYKKTQETLSQAGQKTSAALSNVGSVISRKLGDMRNSATFKSFEDRVGTIKSRVVGSRENSADGLHSPSGAGDKPPQDNAPF from the exons ATGGAGAGCGCGAACCAGG ATATCAACCTTAACTCTCCCAACAAAGGTCTGCTGGCGGATGCCATGACAGATGTTCCCGTGGATAACGCGGCCCGGGGCGCTGCGCCCGAGGGATTGACTCTggccgaggaggaggagctgagagcCGAGCTCGCCAAG GTTGAAGAAGAAATTGGAACTCTCAGACAAGTTCTGGCTGCCAAGGAGAGGCACTGTGGAGAGCTGAAGAGGAAGCTGGGTCTGACTCCCTTGGATGGGCTGAAGCAGAACCTGTCCAAAAGCTGGCACGATGTCCAAGTCTCCAACGC TTATAAGAAGACCCAGGAAACCCTTTCCCAGGCAGGACAGAAGACTTCAGCAGCCCTTTCCAATGTAGGTTCTGTTATCAGCAGGAAGCTTGGTGACATGAG GAATTCTGCAACCTTCAAGTCCTTTGAAGATAGAGTTGGGACCATAAAG TCCCGAgtggtgggcagcagggaaaacagcGCTGACGGCCTGCACTCcccctctggagctggggacAAGCCTCCACAAGACAACGCTCCCTTCTAG
- the TPD52L2 gene encoding tumor protein D54 isoform X8 — translation MESANQDINLNSPNKGLLADAMTDVPVDNAARGAAPEGLTLAEEEELRAELAKVEEEIGTLRQVLAAKERHCGELKRKLGLTPLDGLKQNLSKSWHDVQVSNAYKKTQETLSQAGQKTSAALSNVGSVISRKLGDMRAHSISHSLSGYSIRHSISMPAMRNSATFKSFEDRVGTIKSRVVGSRENSADGLHSPSGAGDKPPQDNAPF, via the exons ATGGAGAGCGCGAACCAGG ATATCAACCTTAACTCTCCCAACAAAGGTCTGCTGGCGGATGCCATGACAGATGTTCCCGTGGATAACGCGGCCCGGGGCGCTGCGCCCGAGGGATTGACTCTggccgaggaggaggagctgagagcCGAGCTCGCCAAG GTTGAAGAAGAAATTGGAACTCTCAGACAAGTTCTGGCTGCCAAGGAGAGGCACTGTGGAGAGCTGAAGAGGAAGCTGGGTCTGACTCCCTTGGATGGGCTGAAGCAGAACCTGTCCAAAAGCTGGCACGATGTCCAAGTCTCCAACGC TTATAAGAAGACCCAGGAAACCCTTTCCCAGGCAGGACAGAAGACTTCAGCAGCCCTTTCCAATGTAGGTTCTGTTATCAGCAGGAAGCTTGGTGACATGAG GGCTCACTCCATCTCACATTCCCTTAG CGGCTACTCCATCCGCCACTCGATAAGTATGCCAGCCATGAG GAATTCTGCAACCTTCAAGTCCTTTGAAGATAGAGTTGGGACCATAAAG TCCCGAgtggtgggcagcagggaaaacagcGCTGACGGCCTGCACTCcccctctggagctggggacAAGCCTCCACAAGACAACGCTCCCTTCTAG
- the TPD52L2 gene encoding tumor protein D54 isoform X10, whose product MESANQDINLNSPNKGLLADAMTDVPVDNAARGAAPEGLTLAEEEELRAELAKVEEEIGTLRQVLAAKERHCGELKRKLGLTPLDGLKQNLSKSWHDVQVSNAYLSASSTLEDWNEKLTQSEAYKKTQETLSQAGQKTSAALSNVGSVISRKLGDMRNSATFKSFEDRVGTIKSRVVGSRENSADGLHSPSGAGDKPPQDNAPF is encoded by the exons ATGGAGAGCGCGAACCAGG ATATCAACCTTAACTCTCCCAACAAAGGTCTGCTGGCGGATGCCATGACAGATGTTCCCGTGGATAACGCGGCCCGGGGCGCTGCGCCCGAGGGATTGACTCTggccgaggaggaggagctgagagcCGAGCTCGCCAAG GTTGAAGAAGAAATTGGAACTCTCAGACAAGTTCTGGCTGCCAAGGAGAGGCACTGTGGAGAGCTGAAGAGGAAGCTGGGTCTGACTCCCTTGGATGGGCTGAAGCAGAACCTGTCCAAAAGCTGGCACGATGTCCAAGTCTCCAACGC ATATCTTTCGGCCAGCAGCACACTGGAGGACTGGAATGAAAAATTAACTCAATCAGAAGC TTATAAGAAGACCCAGGAAACCCTTTCCCAGGCAGGACAGAAGACTTCAGCAGCCCTTTCCAATGTAGGTTCTGTTATCAGCAGGAAGCTTGGTGACATGAG GAATTCTGCAACCTTCAAGTCCTTTGAAGATAGAGTTGGGACCATAAAG TCCCGAgtggtgggcagcagggaaaacagcGCTGACGGCCTGCACTCcccctctggagctggggacAAGCCTCCACAAGACAACGCTCCCTTCTAG